The following coding sequences are from one Pseudomonadota bacterium window:
- a CDS encoding xanthine dehydrogenase family protein subunit M — protein sequence MAVFYRKLPRFDYVMPKTLDDALALLNEHKGTARLLAGGTDLIPQLKQRAINVPRHLIDLKAIKGLNAISYDEQSGLRIGPLTTISAIEQSPVIREHFPSIAQAASGMAAPQIRNRGTFAGNICNAVPSADSAPALLTLEAFVKIKGPKGECIVPIDQFFTGPCETILEKEEMLLEIVVPKSPPRSRGVYLKLAPRHSMDLAIVGVAAHGAYVDGICKDIRIGERLKLFSGVRNQRLKSLKRQPGQPLQSAIP from the coding sequence ATGGCTGTGTTTTACCGAAAATTGCCAAGATTTGATTACGTTATGCCGAAGACACTTGATGATGCCTTAGCGCTTCTAAACGAGCACAAAGGGACGGCAAGGCTCCTTGCCGGCGGCACTGATCTGATTCCACAGTTAAAACAACGGGCGATTAATGTACCTCGACATTTGATTGACTTGAAAGCAATAAAGGGACTGAACGCTATTTCCTATGATGAGCAGTCCGGTCTGAGGATCGGCCCTCTGACCACAATCAGCGCCATAGAGCAGTCGCCTGTTATCCGGGAACACTTTCCATCCATCGCACAGGCTGCATCGGGTATGGCCGCTCCTCAAATAAGGAACAGGGGAACCTTTGCCGGCAATATCTGCAATGCTGTCCCCTCTGCCGACAGCGCCCCGGCGCTGCTGACGCTTGAGGCATTTGTAAAGATTAAAGGTCCAAAGGGAGAATGTATAGTTCCCATTGATCAATTCTTTACCGGCCCCTGCGAAACAATCCTTGAAAAAGAGGAAATGCTCCTTGAAATCGTAGTTCCAAAGTCGCCCCCGAGGAGCCGCGGGGTTTATCTGAAGCTTGCACCACGGCACTCAATGGATTTGGCGATTGTGGGTGTAGCTGCCCATGGTGCATATGTTGATGGTATATGTAAAGATATCAGGATTGGAGAAAGGCTGAAGCTGTTCTCCGGGGTCAGAAACCAACGCTTGAAATCATTGAAGAGGCAGCCCGGACAGCCGTTACAGAGTGCAATCCCATAG
- a CDS encoding SDR family NAD(P)-dependent oxidoreductase — translation MKLEGKVVLITGGGTGIGTAIAERFVREGAKVCITGRRQEMLDNVARSLPAGTVATCPGDVSKYEDAQQMVEKTLTFGGKIDVLINNAGIDPGGTVVDIDPDVWRKVLDVNLTGPFLLMKASIPHMIKAGGGSIINISSLGGVRCLPGMPAYCSSKAGLIMLTQQAATDYGPFNVRCNAVCPGGVRTAMIENSLSPLANALGKDVDGVLDLVSSGMPLRRFANPEEIPGICAYLASDDSSFMTGSVLLIDGGAANVDVAGAALTMSGVKWGVTE, via the coding sequence ATGAAATTGGAAGGAAAAGTGGTGCTTATTACCGGAGGAGGAACCGGCATCGGTACGGCAATCGCAGAACGGTTTGTCCGCGAGGGTGCAAAGGTCTGTATTACGGGCCGTCGTCAGGAGATGCTTGATAATGTGGCCCGTTCACTCCCTGCGGGTACGGTGGCAACCTGCCCCGGGGACGTATCGAAATATGAAGATGCACAACAAATGGTCGAGAAAACGCTTACCTTCGGAGGGAAAATTGATGTCCTCATAAACAACGCGGGAATCGATCCCGGAGGGACCGTTGTTGATATTGATCCCGACGTCTGGCGCAAAGTCCTCGACGTGAATTTGACCGGTCCATTCCTGCTCATGAAGGCTTCAATACCACATATGATCAAGGCAGGCGGCGGATCTATAATCAATATCTCTTCCCTTGGCGGAGTGCGCTGTTTGCCCGGCATGCCCGCCTACTGTTCATCTAAGGCAGGTCTTATCATGCTTACTCAGCAGGCCGCTACGGACTACGGTCCGTTCAATGTCCGGTGCAATGCGGTTTGTCCCGGCGGTGTGAGGACGGCTATGATTGAGAACTCGCTTAGTCCTCTTGCCAATGCCCTCGGAAAGGATGTGGATGGAGTACTGGACCTTGTATCATCAGGTATGCCTCTGCGTCGTTTTGCCAATCCCGAAGAGATCCCGGGTATTTGCGCTTACCTGGCGAGCGATGACTCATCCTTTATGACCGGCTCCGTTCTGTTAATCGACGGAGGGGCGGCGAACGTTGATGTTGCCGGAGCGGCGCTAACCATGTCCGGTGTGAAGTGGGGTGTAACCGAATAG
- a CDS encoding ABC transporter ATP-binding protein, with protein sequence MLAINNVNTFYRKIQALWNVSFEVKEGEIVALVGANGAGKTTLLNTISGIVKSSSGTIEFQGRRINRDSAASIVEQGLLQVPQEGRLFPDMSVLENLEMGAYQRNAWKHRRETLKDVYEIFPRLEERASQIVSTLSGGEKQMVAIGRGLMSRPKLLMLDEPSYGLAPKAVSEIFKVIKLLPTQGITVLLIEQNVKQALEMSDRACVMENGHLVLTGKCCDLIEQDHVRKAYLGL encoded by the coding sequence ATGCTTGCCATTAATAACGTAAACACCTTTTATCGTAAGATACAGGCCCTGTGGAATGTGAGTTTCGAGGTTAAGGAAGGGGAGATCGTTGCCCTTGTCGGCGCAAATGGAGCCGGCAAGACGACTCTGCTCAATACCATATCGGGTATTGTAAAGTCCTCATCGGGGACAATCGAGTTTCAGGGCAGGAGAATAAACCGTGATTCCGCTGCCTCCATTGTAGAACAGGGTCTGTTGCAGGTCCCTCAGGAGGGAAGACTTTTTCCTGACATGTCCGTGCTTGAAAACCTGGAGATGGGTGCATATCAACGTAATGCCTGGAAGCATAGAAGAGAGACTCTTAAGGATGTTTACGAGATATTCCCGAGGCTTGAAGAGAGGGCTTCCCAGATCGTTAGCACATTGAGCGGCGGCGAGAAGCAGATGGTAGCAATTGGTCGCGGACTTATGTCCAGACCCAAGCTTCTCATGCTCGATGAACCTTCGTACGGTCTGGCGCCCAAGGCGGTATCGGAGATATTCAAGGTGATCAAGCTATTACCCACTCAGGGGATTACGGTCCTGCTTATCGAGCAGAACGTAAAGCAGGCGCTCGAAATGAGTGATCGCGCCTGTGTAATGGAGAACGGGCATCTCGTTCTCACAGGAAAGTGCTGTGATCTTATTGAGCAAGACCATGTGAGAAAGGCTTATCTGGGACTATGA
- a CDS encoding (2Fe-2S)-binding protein translates to MEHIYIIVNKRDYELQVKPWSTLLEILRDDLGLTGTKEGCNAGECGACTVIMEGKAVNACLVLAAEADGKEITTIEGLADGATLHPIQEAFLEMGGMQCGFCTPGMILSAKVLLDANNNPTDEEIRKGLEGNFCRCTGYTKIIESVKVAAEKVRQGGGEV, encoded by the coding sequence ATGGAACATATATATATAATCGTTAACAAAAGAGATTATGAACTCCAGGTTAAACCATGGTCAACACTCCTTGAAATCTTACGGGATGATTTGGGATTAACAGGAACAAAGGAAGGCTGCAATGCAGGAGAATGCGGGGCCTGCACGGTAATCATGGAAGGCAAGGCGGTTAACGCCTGTCTGGTATTGGCAGCGGAAGCCGACGGCAAAGAGATTACAACTATAGAAGGCCTTGCCGATGGGGCGACACTTCACCCGATACAGGAGGCGTTTCTTGAAATGGGCGGCATGCAGTGCGGCTTTTGCACTCCCGGCATGATCCTTTCCGCAAAGGTGCTCCTTGATGCGAATAATAACCCTACCGATGAAGAGATACGCAAAGGATTGGAAGGCAATTTTTGCCGCTGTACAGGCTACACCAAGATTATCGAGTCGGTGAAAGTAGCTGCCGAGAAGGTTCGGCAAGGCGGGGGTGAGGTATGA
- a CDS encoding ABC transporter ATP-binding protein, with protein sequence MNILEAKGLNKHFGGLAATTNVDGDIRQGEILGLIGPNGAGKTTLFNLVSGALKPDTGSITFKGVDITGLKPHKIARMGIARTFQSVKIFSRLSVLDNTRLGDLFGSTKVKEDKADLGDADAILDFVGLSGLGDRRAVDLTLANQKRLEVARALATKPDLLLLDEVMAGLTPTEVAQAMELVKKIRDRGITIMMIEHVMKAIMTICDRIVVLHHGEKIAEGTPEEITCNKTVIEVYLGE encoded by the coding sequence ATGAACATACTTGAAGCAAAGGGTCTGAACAAACATTTTGGAGGATTAGCAGCTACAACTAACGTGGATGGGGATATACGACAGGGTGAGATACTCGGCCTCATCGGTCCCAACGGGGCAGGCAAAACAACCCTGTTTAATCTGGTGTCGGGTGCATTGAAACCTGACACGGGGTCTATCACCTTCAAGGGTGTCGACATTACAGGCCTTAAACCCCACAAGATTGCACGGATGGGTATTGCACGGACCTTTCAGTCCGTTAAAATCTTTTCCAGGTTGTCGGTCCTGGATAATACCCGATTGGGAGATTTGTTCGGGAGTACAAAGGTCAAGGAAGACAAGGCAGATCTGGGAGATGCGGACGCGATCCTTGATTTTGTCGGGTTGTCCGGATTAGGCGATCGACGTGCTGTTGATTTGACTCTTGCCAATCAGAAACGGCTTGAGGTAGCCCGAGCCCTCGCCACAAAACCCGATCTGCTTCTCCTTGACGAAGTGATGGCAGGCCTCACCCCTACGGAGGTTGCCCAGGCCATGGAACTTGTTAAGAAGATACGGGACAGAGGCATAACCATCATGATGATCGAGCACGTTATGAAGGCCATCATGACTATATGCGACAGAATAGTAGTACTCCATCACGGTGAAAAGATCGCCGAAGGTACACCTGAGGAGATCACCTGTAACAAAACCGTCATCGAAGTCTATCTGGGAGAATAG
- a CDS encoding DUF169 domain-containing protein, which yields MKIRPLQTDLSGFGRLNLERPPVGVKYLFFKPEGMEQLSLDKNLAFCEMLKEAQFADAPFYFSRENNETCVGKILLGMTDMEPFAEAGQIGPRLGMVQEARVNHNFYHHVPRLSKGIVNYVAFAPIDKLTFEPDVLIVTATTKQAEIVMRAMTYSTGEPYYSKTTIFMGCSWIYIYPFESGKMNYLIPEMIHGMNGRELFEPNTVLVSIPYQWLQTVAQNLREIKMVFHESKAEYLAEFEEILVDLIKESENP from the coding sequence ATGAAGATAAGACCTCTTCAAACAGACTTATCCGGTTTCGGCAGGCTTAATCTTGAGAGGCCGCCGGTAGGCGTCAAGTACTTGTTTTTCAAGCCCGAAGGGATGGAACAGTTGTCGCTGGACAAGAATCTCGCATTCTGTGAAATGCTGAAAGAAGCACAATTTGCAGATGCACCCTTTTATTTCAGCAGAGAGAATAATGAGACCTGTGTGGGCAAGATATTGTTGGGCATGACGGATATGGAACCCTTTGCCGAAGCCGGGCAAATCGGACCCAGATTGGGCATGGTTCAGGAAGCAAGGGTTAACCACAACTTTTATCATCATGTTCCAAGATTGTCTAAGGGTATAGTTAATTACGTGGCATTTGCCCCCATAGACAAATTAACATTCGAGCCGGATGTCCTAATCGTCACTGCGACAACCAAACAGGCAGAGATTGTAATGAGAGCAATGACCTATTCAACGGGTGAGCCCTATTACTCAAAAACTACTATTTTCATGGGATGCTCATGGATTTACATTTATCCTTTTGAGAGCGGTAAAATGAATTACCTTATACCTGAAATGATTCATGGCATGAATGGAAGAGAGTTGTTTGAGCCGAACACTGTATTGGTTTCCATTCCCTATCAATGGCTGCAAACTGTGGCGCAAAATCTGCGGGAGATAAAGATGGTTTTTCATGAGAGCAAGGCGGAGTATCTGGCGGAATTTGAAGAAATACTTGTCGATTTGATCAAGGAGTCTGAAAATCCTTAA
- a CDS encoding amino acid ABC transporter substrate-binding protein, translating into MKKKVFFALLVFIPVVVFLLIADVSAAQPKDKIRIGWVTSLSGMLSASVAATTGASYDIWLEEVNAKGGIYVKEYGKKLPIELIKYDDKSDVGTMTKLMEKVILEDKVDFVLAPWGTAMLYAAAPVANKYKYILLGNAGGCIKLKEIMPKLPYVFTVLNTAETQMPQLAEILAENKVKTAAIIYIQDLHGIEYRDMALKEFKKKGIKIVSAKSFPHGTKDLTPLIKEAKSANVDAFLGFLYPDEAFLVTGQTIEAGFNPKAFFLTVGPMLTQYRDAFTAAGVEGIMGGGAWNEKTSPGAKILAEKLMSKYKGIEYWGQLIYYSSMQFFEKAIEEAGTLDQTKIRDVMATKTFDTAMGPMKFDKIHFNMTFPGHIGQWQNGAWEIIDTGKKRTAKPEFPKPEWPKKAK; encoded by the coding sequence ATGAAGAAAAAGGTGTTTTTTGCTTTACTGGTATTTATTCCGGTTGTCGTATTTTTATTAATTGCTGATGTCAGCGCGGCGCAGCCTAAGGATAAGATACGTATAGGCTGGGTTACTTCACTCTCAGGCATGTTATCCGCCTCTGTAGCAGCAACAACCGGAGCTTCCTACGATATATGGCTTGAGGAAGTTAACGCAAAAGGAGGAATATACGTAAAGGAATACGGTAAGAAATTACCTATTGAACTTATCAAATATGACGATAAAAGCGATGTTGGTACCATGACAAAACTGATGGAGAAGGTTATTTTAGAAGATAAAGTTGATTTTGTACTTGCCCCCTGGGGCACGGCAATGCTCTATGCGGCAGCACCGGTTGCCAACAAATATAAATATATACTTCTTGGGAATGCCGGTGGATGCATAAAACTTAAAGAAATTATGCCCAAACTGCCTTACGTCTTCACGGTGCTCAACACGGCAGAAACGCAGATGCCGCAGCTTGCGGAAATTCTTGCTGAAAACAAAGTAAAAACGGCAGCGATCATATACATCCAAGATCTTCATGGGATAGAGTACCGCGATATGGCGCTTAAGGAATTCAAGAAAAAGGGAATCAAAATCGTATCAGCGAAAAGCTTCCCCCATGGAACAAAGGATCTTACCCCATTGATCAAAGAAGCCAAGTCAGCAAATGTTGATGCATTTTTAGGTTTTCTCTATCCTGACGAAGCCTTTCTTGTTACAGGGCAGACAATAGAAGCCGGTTTCAATCCCAAAGCTTTCTTTTTAACTGTGGGACCCATGCTGACACAGTATAGAGACGCCTTTACTGCAGCCGGTGTTGAAGGTATTATGGGCGGCGGTGCCTGGAATGAAAAAACCTCTCCCGGTGCTAAAATACTTGCTGAAAAATTAATGAGCAAATACAAAGGCATCGAGTACTGGGGACAACTGATTTATTATTCTTCAATGCAGTTCTTTGAAAAAGCGATTGAAGAGGCAGGGACTCTGGATCAGACCAAGATACGGGATGTCATGGCAACAAAGACATTTGATACAGCTATGGGACCTATGAAATTTGATAAAATACATTTCAATATGACTTTCCCCGGTCATATAGGTCAGTGGCAAAATGGCGCCTGGGAAATTATAGATACAGGAAAAAAACGTACAGCAAAACCTGAATTCCCGAAACCTGAATGGCCGAAGAAAGCAAAGTAA